The following coding sequences lie in one Halogeometricum rufum genomic window:
- the hemL gene encoding glutamate-1-semialdehyde 2,1-aminomutase, which yields MNHDESRDLYDRALSVIPGGVNSSVRATRPYPFFVERGDGAHVVDADGNRYLDYVMGYGPLLYGHDMPDPVRAAVQSHASDGPMYGAPTEVEVELAEFVARHVPSVEMTRFVNSGTEATVSAVRLARGYTSRDKIVVMQGGYHGAQESTLVEGEPGDVHPSTRGIPESFAQHTIPVPFNDAEAISEVFEEHGDDVAAVLTEPILGNNGIVLPVDGYLEHLRDLTEAHGSLLIFDEVITGFRVGGLQCAQGKFGVTPDVTTFGKIVGGGFPVGAIGGKSEILEQFTPAGDVFQSGTFSGHPVTMAAGYESLKYAAENDVYDHVNRLGEKLRRGLTDVVEDQAPAYTVVGTDSMFKTVFTREGPSDLDGCCPAGCEQREDCPRYDYCPKNGADVADAETERWERIFWQEMKERGVFLTANQFESQFVSYAHTDEDIETTLEAYKEAL from the coding sequence ATGAACCACGACGAGTCCCGGGACCTGTACGACCGAGCGCTGTCGGTCATCCCCGGCGGCGTGAACTCCTCGGTCCGCGCGACGCGACCGTATCCGTTCTTCGTCGAACGCGGCGACGGCGCCCACGTCGTCGACGCCGACGGGAACCGCTACCTCGACTACGTGATGGGCTACGGCCCCCTCCTCTACGGGCACGACATGCCCGACCCGGTCCGCGCGGCCGTCCAGTCGCACGCCTCCGACGGCCCGATGTACGGCGCGCCGACCGAAGTCGAGGTCGAACTCGCGGAGTTCGTCGCCCGCCACGTCCCCTCGGTGGAGATGACGCGGTTCGTCAACTCCGGCACCGAGGCCACCGTCTCGGCCGTCCGTCTCGCCCGCGGCTACACCAGCCGCGACAAGATAGTCGTCATGCAGGGCGGCTACCACGGCGCGCAGGAGTCCACGCTCGTCGAGGGCGAACCCGGCGACGTCCACCCGAGCACGCGCGGCATCCCCGAGTCGTTCGCCCAGCACACGATTCCGGTGCCGTTCAACGACGCCGAGGCGATTTCCGAGGTGTTCGAGGAACACGGCGACGACGTCGCCGCCGTCCTCACCGAACCCATCCTCGGCAACAACGGCATCGTGCTGCCCGTGGACGGCTACCTCGAACACCTCCGCGACCTGACCGAGGCGCACGGGTCGCTGCTGATATTCGACGAGGTCATCACCGGGTTCCGCGTCGGCGGCCTGCAGTGCGCACAGGGGAAGTTCGGCGTCACGCCCGACGTGACGACGTTCGGGAAGATAGTCGGCGGCGGCTTCCCCGTCGGCGCAATCGGCGGCAAATCCGAGATACTCGAACAGTTCACACCCGCCGGCGACGTGTTCCAGTCGGGGACGTTCTCTGGCCACCCGGTGACGATGGCCGCCGGCTACGAGTCGCTGAAGTACGCCGCCGAGAACGACGTGTACGACCACGTGAACCGCCTCGGCGAGAAACTCCGCCGCGGACTCACCGACGTCGTGGAGGACCAGGCGCCCGCGTACACCGTCGTCGGTACCGACTCGATGTTCAAGACCGTGTTCACGCGCGAGGGGCCGTCCGACCTCGACGGTTGCTGTCCCGCGGGGTGCGAACAGCGCGAGGACTGCCCGCGCTACGACTACTGCCCGAAGAACGGCGCGGACGTGGCCGACGCGGAGACCGAACGCTGGGAGCGCATCTTCTGGCAGGAGATGAAAGAGCGCGGCGTCTTCCTCACCGCCAACCAGTTCGAGTCGCAGTTCGTCTCCTACGCGCACACCGACGAGGACATCGAGACGACGCTCGAGGCGTACAAAGAGGCGCTGTAG
- a CDS encoding CPBP family glutamic-type intramembrane protease, which yields MELTPVTAVGLVVALVGFELLHRLRERFDLSGGTLAEHAWKWVVPAVIVLVVAAEGKTFASIGWRVGSPWLFVWQVSSGLAVMLGTNLLLAPLWSRVGDGGESLARGIGSFASLSLSERLFVAVTAGVTEEIPYHGYAVERITALTGSLPLAGVVSFVAFTLGHLGETWDRQAVLRIAQPALVTTLLYLWFRSLPALIAIHALNDAVGLVVADRYAPIEEEDDEETPSVVRWLEGEQ from the coding sequence GTGGAACTGACGCCGGTCACCGCCGTCGGACTCGTGGTCGCGCTCGTCGGCTTCGAGTTGCTACACCGACTCCGCGAGCGGTTCGACCTGTCCGGCGGCACACTCGCCGAACACGCCTGGAAGTGGGTCGTCCCCGCCGTCATCGTCCTCGTCGTCGCCGCCGAGGGGAAGACGTTCGCCTCCATCGGGTGGCGCGTCGGGTCGCCGTGGCTGTTCGTCTGGCAGGTGAGCAGCGGACTCGCGGTGATGCTGGGGACGAACCTGCTTCTCGCTCCGCTGTGGTCCCGCGTCGGCGACGGCGGCGAGAGCCTCGCGCGAGGCATCGGCTCGTTCGCGTCGCTGTCCCTGTCGGAACGCCTGTTCGTCGCCGTGACGGCGGGCGTGACCGAGGAGATACCGTACCACGGCTACGCAGTCGAGCGAATCACCGCCCTCACGGGGAGCCTCCCGCTGGCCGGCGTCGTCTCCTTCGTCGCGTTCACGCTCGGTCACCTCGGCGAGACGTGGGACCGGCAGGCCGTCCTCCGCATCGCCCAACCAGCGCTCGTCACCACCCTGCTGTACCTCTGGTTCCGCTCGTTACCCGCCCTCATCGCCATCCACGCGCTGAACGACGCCGTCGGACTGGTCGTCGCCGACCGCTACGCGCCGATAGAGGAGGAGGACGACGAGGAGACGCCGTCGGTCGTCCGCTGGTTGGAGGGCGAACAGTAG